The genome window CTGAGCGCGCTGGTCTGCCAAAGGGGGTTCTCAATATCGTCACTGCTTTGGATAACACACCGAAACTAGGTCTTGCGCTGTGCGAGTCTGAcatcgtcaagaagatctccTTCACGGGCTCAACCCGGGTAGGGAAGATCCTGATGAAGCAGTCAGCCGATACTCTCAAGAAGCTATCTCTAGAGCTTGGAGGCAACGCGCCCTTCATCGTGTTTGACGAGGCCGATGTCGAGACCGCGGTATCCAGCGCCATCAttgccaagttcaaggtgaCCGGCCAAACATGCGTTTGCGCCAACAGGATCTACGTCCAGGAAGGCATCTACGACCAATTCTCCAAGCGCCTAGTTGAGGAAGTCGGCAAGTTTAAAGTCGGTAACGGTGCTGACCCTTCAGTGACGCACGGCCCGATGACGACGAGTGTAGACAAGGTTGAGGAACATGTCCAAGATGCCCTCAAGAATAAAGCTACTCTTCTCTTCGGCGGTCAGCGATTACCCGATCTCGGAAAGAACTTCTTCCAGCCGACAGTTCTGGGCGATGTTGACGATACGATGGCCGTGACTTACGAAGAGACATTCGGACCACTTGCGGCGTTGACCAAGTTCAAGACAGAAGACGAGGTTGTCGCAAGGGCGAACAAGTCTGATGTAGGATTGGCTTCTTACATCATGACAAACAATCTAGCGAGATCGCACCGCGTGCAGGAGAGATTGGAGTTTGGTATGGTAGCCATCAACACTGGTGTCATCTCAGACTGGGCTGCTCCGTAAGTACAAACAATTGTTGCAGCGGATCAATGACTGACTGTTTGTAGATTTGGCGGTGTCAAACATTCTGGTATGGGGCGTGAGGGCAGCAGgtatggtgttgatgattACATGGTTCTCAAGACGATTGTCACTGGTGGTATCAATACTGTGTACAACCCAAGGCTATGAAGAAGGAGCATATGGAGCAAACATGCTCAAGCAAACGGCATCGCAACAACAATTCTGTGACCCATCAAGGTTGCTTTCCACCGTATTCCACGTGATACTCATGCAGTGAATGGAGTCATTGAGGCTATTGTTGCGATCATTGGCATGAGCTGCAAACGACAGTGGCAACGACTGACAACATATCAACTCACATATCTACCGAATcgcatcatctcctctccCAAGCATCTTTCAGTCAACCCTCCTATCTACACAAGAGGAACACCAGCATcacttcaacatcagccatGGCTACCGACAAGACGATGTCGTCACTTCCAAAGCCCTCTTCCCCTATTGCCATTCCGACCGGCCGAAACCGCGCCCGTACTGTCGACCACCTCCTTCGACATCATCCTCCCTCCCATTCCTCAATCCTTCTCCGATCTCCGGGCCCTCAAAGTCACGCCGATGCCGTCCCTCCCGATCCTCGCAAGACCATCAACCCGAAAGACCCTTTTCGCTACGTCGACTCTCTGAAACTCCGAGTCATCCGCAACAAGCGCGGCGAAACTCTCGGCCTCAAAGTCGTCGACATTAACTCCGTCAAACCTGAACGAGCAAACGTTTGTGCTCATCTTCCTATTGGCAAAGAAAACGCTGGTCTTGTGTTTGATGTCGAGAGTGCTGAGGCGATGAAGGAGTTATACTCCAAGGCGTCGTTGACGATGGCCTCGGACAGGATCATGGGGATTTTGTTTGCGCCGCCGCGGCCTGATGCTGGTGGCATTGCTAGGGATGCGGATTGGTCTTTTTtagatgatgatgttggagGGGGAGATGCgaaggatgagaatgaggatAGGGATCGGGATCAGTCAGGTGCTGATATTCGGATTCCTTTGCTGTTGGGGGGTCTTaatcttgatgattgagtACTTTCCATGGTGGATGATTTGGACGGATAACAATATCACTGGCGATGACAGAGGATACGGTTGCTTTGTCTTGGAGGAAACATACCCAAGAATAGCTGTTTGATACAGACCAGTCTCTGCGTTGGAGCAGAAATAACGAACACTGATTGTTTTGCGCACCATGATCACCATCTCGTTGGTGTCATTTTGGtggcctcttcatcctcctccccATTCCGACATATGATCGTCGTCTGTCTCGTTTGGTACTCACTTCTTCTCCCGCcatcttcaatatcatcgccatcaagtTCCCGTTCATATTTTCTGAGTGCTTCTTCTTATTCCACGCCATCCATTGGTGATATCCCTCGTACCTCACCTTCACATGACCCGGTTGTTGTCTTGCCTGGGCGCACTGTCAATTTCACCTCCCTCATGTCGTTAAACGGGCAAGCACTGTACTCCCCGTGAGATGGCTTTGTCTCGCCATGGCCGCAAAGGTTGAATTGCCCTTGCGGTTGTTGGTGATCAAAGTTCAGTAATATCTGTTGGAAGATGATGCCTCTCCAACTTCGCTTCATCATACAGGTTAATTGTCCATACCTTGATAGAAGACCAGGAACTCTGCCTGTTATTTGGTCATTGGCGCTGTCTCGCTCCTTCCACAGCACAAGCCCTTACCTACCTCACCACCTCCTCTCGGCAACCCAGTCCATGAACTCAGcaactctcttcttcttcgtcatcatcatcttgttcatcatttccatcttcttcatcaactgcaccatcaccatcatcatcagaacaCGCAGTAGACATACCAAGTCcaagccatcatcacctccCATCATGTCACAACTAATAAAGCCAGATACTCCGTCGCCAAATgttccaccaccaccaccaccaaacCCAGACACCCCCACCTCCAGCACCTTTACAGGAGCCACCTTCGGCATACGTCCAGACCACGTCGCATGGAAATGCCACAGAGGTTTCTTCTGCAATATCATCAACCCCCTGACAGATGCTCGGTGCGCTACATGCAAGCAGGAACGAGCGTTTCCGGCCGACGCTCTCAACGCCAGCCACAAGCAGATCGGTTGGCTGCAGTCTATGGACCTGCATGGCAACGAGAAGTGGGTTTACTTTGATCGTGAGACTCTGGATCAGCTTCGTCAGGGAACCTTGCCCAAGAATTTTCTCAATAGCAGCCCGCCTGTGTCTTGGAAGTCTGGTGGTATCGATGGAATCAACCCCGAGAATAGTCGCCCTGTATCTGAGGGTTCCGGTGATGTCGTTGGAATCCACCACGGGAATAGTCCGCCCATGTCGTCGGGGACCGGTGAAGTCGGTGGAAATAGTAGGGAGGGGAAAAGGATGAGCACTGGTGTTGGATTTGAAGTTAGTCGTATGGAGAGGTGGGTTGCGAATGTGGTGAAAAAGCAGGTggatgatgaggatcttgaggagCCGGACAAACAGTCGGAGGACGGAGGAGATGCCAAGGGGGGCGCTGCGGGTGATGGGAGTGGTAGCAAGAGGAAGAGTCAGTAGTTGAGGGTATGGTTAGCAAGGTCATCACTTCACGATAGAGGGAATACAGCAAAGGGTTTTCAGCATGATCTGTTCTTTCCCATGGCCTAATTTCTTATGGTATTTGCCTCCTCGTTGCCGGCAGTGCTTTCAACTTGTGCGGGTTCTCAAGTTCGTGACCAGACACTGCCTTGAGGCGTGCATCAACGACTTCGATAGCGAGAATTAGGTCAAGGATAGCGCCTGTGCCGCGTAAAATGAAGTGCGCAACATGCGACTTCGAGCTCTCGAATTTGTTTGGCTCTTTGGAAGACTTGCGAGTGTGTGTTGTAAGGGAAGCTTTACTTGGAGGCGGAGTGGGTGATTGAAGGACTTCCACTTCTGACCGTGAATACGGGGAGCTGGCTGAATGGAAGTTAAGATTAAGTGAAGATGCATCAATTATTTGAGTACTGGTATGGCAGTGATTTGGGCATTCTCGCTCTGTGATTATGATGCGAGGACCAGTTTGTCGCCCACGTGTATAAGTTGCGAGCCTTGCCGCTGGCAACCACCACTCCTCACAGAAGCATAGCAAATACAGTAACTATCAACCTCTTCATACCACCTATACCTCTACAAAATGGCTTCTACACAGGAAGGCACGTCGAAAGTTTACGCCATAACTAGAGAAGGTGATGACTTTCTCCCCGAGAATGCTGTCTGGACATGTAAATGGGGACCCATCGAAGCCCAATGCGGACACATAAACGATGATATAAGGAACAAGAAGTGCACAAAATGTGGTTTTGCACGCTCTGCTTCAATCGCACACGTCGGGAAGAGGCTTGACGAAGGGGTAAAGGGGAGGTGCTGGGAGATTTGTGGTATAGAGAACGATGGGACTGAAGTCTGGACGTATGACTTATTCGTGCAAGAAATGAATTTTGGGCTTTACATATCAATAATTAAATTGCCTTTTGGGAGGCTCTTTAGGTAATGAGGCGAAGATTGAGTTGATCTAGTGGAATAGGACTCTCTCTATGACGCAGTGAACTCGAAAGTTGCGAGCCAGatagatgtgttatttgcatTTGAGATCTGTAGTTGAGAGTTTATATCACCACACAGAACTTAGCAGTGAACTCGCACACAAAAGGCATTGTGTCTTTCATCTGCTTCAATGTCACTGAGACAATACATTGCCTGAGGAGATGTAAAAGATTCAGGCTACCTACGGTGTTTGTGAGCAACACATCAGCCCTAAGGTGAGCGAGAGGGTGTCTTGGTAGAGCGACTGTACATCAATGACTGCAGTCACTACGGAGGCTATTCAGGCATGGCGTCTCTCTGATTAATGTCTTGTGAGAAACCGCTTGCATCCAGCATGTATAAGTTGAGAGAGTCTTTCCCATTTGCCATGACCACTTCTCTAAGAACACAACGCTCAGCAATACAAACACTCACAACCTCTCTACACCACTACTATACCTATACCTCTACAAAATGTCGTCGACACAAGAAGATCCTCCGAACTCATACATGGTGACTGAAGAAGGCGACGACTTCGTCCCTAAGAACGCTAAATGGACATGCAACTGGGGCGCATCGTGGGAGCCCTACAAGAAGAAATGCGGAGGGAGAAATGAGGATATATACAACAAGATTTGTTCCAAGTGTGGCAATAAACGTGGCTGCGGTGCAACGGCCGACCTTGGAGAGACGAGACTCGGCTGTGGGGAACGAGGACGGTTTTGGATGCTTTTCCCTAATGAAGATGGCAGTGAAAATTGGTCAACTAATTTCATTAGCGACTGAACAGAGGGGCGATACTCAGCTGTTTCAGCTTGTGGGGGAAGAATTCTCAAATTAATCAAGGGAATTCTTTAATTACTGGAGAGAAATTGAGTTGCTTTCATGACACGAGATTCTTTGCTTCCAATCTGGTGACGCTGTGACCTCGCGCTTAGGAGAAATTGTGTCCTAAACCTACGTGCATACCACATTGAGCCAATTCATTGCCTAAACAAATACAATTAAGCACAACCTGTCTTCAATGGCTCCGGGGACATGATCAGTACACTGACTCAGATCGTGGACAGAACAGTGGACTGCCAAATGAGCCGTTGACGCTTCTCCCTTTGTCGTTCACACGCTGCAGGGTGTCGCGTTACACTGAACAAAGGTTGCTGAACATCTATACACAGTGATTAGAAATGAACAACTGTGAATAAAGTGTTTGTAATTACTCTCCAGTGACACACATAAGTCCCAAGCTTCCCCAGGCTTGTTACACAGGGCATCAAGCACTACACCAAGTCACACAAACCTAACACCACACGACTCTACCACTATCAGATCACTCACTACAACCAAAATGACCATGCCTACTGCAAGCGATATCGCCCATTGGCTCTGTATGAGCCCAACCTGCACCAAGATAAACAGCGTTGGGGACAAGAGTTGTAGAAGGTGCGACGCTGAACTGGACGAGGGAGCAAAGGCTTTAAGCGCTGgcattgatgagattgggGAATTTGAGGGAACGAATTCGGATGGGAATCCTGTCTGGAAGCTACGTGAGCCAGAGGCTATGGACTTTTCGGAGGCGAGGGCTAGCACTACCTACGTTCGAGGTTAGTGGGCGAGACAGTACGGTGGTCAGGCAGTACAGTCACAATTGATCCAAACAATTTGTATAAAATATGGTTCTCGTGAATACATATGTGCTGAGTTTTATGTGCTAAATAGACACGACTCCGTGACCGTGAAGTATCGTGCATATATCGTGACTTACATGAACAATACCTCTGAACAATGTCGTTGAGTCCAAAGGTTCATTTGACAAACAGTAATCCTCTGAACAATGACTCAGTTCAAATGCCATTGCAGTGGCATTGTTCTGTCCCATGGGATGTTCATCTCTAGTGTCTCTTCGTCACTCTAAAGAGTTCCAATAATCTCACCGATAGGCTTATTGACAAGCTTGAAAGTATCGTTGAGATGCATGAATACAGACATGTCATCGGACATGGTAGAGAATCTACCGTGAGATATACAATATGCGTGTAATAACTGCTATTGCTTTACTGAGGAGTGGTTTTGGATGAGTAAGATGATTAGCAAGGAAAGGAGATTCTGGGGTATCATGAGCCCGTCCAGACCTGGTTATAAGAAGTCTAAGAACAAGTGAGGTCTAGATAATGTGATTGTAGTGTCTAGCTGCTCTTTGGTGCGTGTATGAGTCTATGATGTGGCAGCAACGCCGTCCCCTAGCTGACACAGACCGACGGGATTTTGCTTTGCGGTTGAAGGGACTGCTCCATGTATTCAGCGTTGCAATCATGTCCCTAATCACTACTTTCCTCGCCACATGGCCTCCAATCTGAACCAATCTCTTTACTTATCGAGTGATTAATTATGACTCTCCAGTGTTGTTCGGTATAAGTTGCCGTCATCGTACCGCTTTTACCAGGGCTCAGCAACGCACAAATCAGCATCTACACAACCTTTTCACAGGCACTACAATAatttcatcatggctccAATCACTGCCGTTCGCGCGGATCATACACACTGGCAATGCATGACCAAAGCCAACGGCGACTTCTGCCCAGTCAATAACATGTTTCGGTATGGTCGAGATAAAGAAGGACGTGCCATCAGAAAGCCAGTCCGGAAATGTCCTGAATGCAATCAGGTTCGAGACCAGGGGACTAAGGCCTTGAGGTCAGATTGGAACGAAATCGGAACGCTTGAAGCTTATACGGCTCGAGGTGAAGAAATATGGGTTTATACTAAGCTGCCCGATATTAATGCAGACGGTCCAATTGTGGATAGGACAGTTGAGGAGTTCACGGAGGGTGATGTGATATacgaggaggaggttgacGGTTTGACGGCAAACGGGAATTAGTATGGGCAATGGGCTGGATGCGTGCGCTGGGGGAACTTAATGATACCTCTTAAGAGCTCAGATTGAGGAAGAGTTCCAACAGCGAGGTTCTTTATAGAATACAGCTATAAGttacttcttcttggtctccttTTAGTTTCAGAGGCGAACACCTGCTAACCACTCGACTTCTCTTCGCCAAGAGACACCATTCTAGGTCTCCAATTCGTAATATCACATCTCGATATTATCTATATCAACACTCCCAAGAACTCCAAGTTTATGCCCTTCTCGGGTCATTGCATACGCAAATCTGGGTTCACGAATAGCAGCGCACTTTCTGCACTGGTTTTCAAGCATAGCCATTGTTGTATTGCAGTAGCCCCCGTTCCGCTCGGGTCTCACACACTTCCAATGGGTATGATCAGCGCGGACGGTGGTTGTACGTTCCATGAGAGGCATTTTGGGTCGATTAGGTGAGCCTTTGAGGGCTTTCGATGATTGGGTTTTGTAGTTGCGAGTGTTGTCTATTCGTGTACTGTATTGTCTGGGGAAGATGTTGGGGTTGGATATTGTAGAGCTAAGGGAGAAATGCAGTTGAGTTTACAATGCTATATATGGTTCCTTCCTGACTCAAGGCTCAGTAATAAGTAGTGTAACACTGCAATAGCTCTAAATGCGCCGTGTATCACAGCACAAAAAGTTCAGACTAAATGTAATCCCATGTCTCTTTACCCTTCGAATCCACCATGACAAGAGTCCGAAGCTTCGTACCAACTGCATCAAGAACGTCCGCATTTCTGACTTCTCGTTGTCGACCACAGATAATttacttcttaatataaattgACGTTGTGGCATTACATTTGTCGATGGGCATGAGGAACTTGGTGCAATTCCATTGAGTATGGTCAACACAACGTGTAGTAGTGCGAGCCATTGTGTAGGTTTACGAAGTGACATATGTAGCAAAGGTGTTCTAGTGAGATTCTAGCTAAATTGATGACGTTTATACTGGTGACTTAAGGTATGCAGGCAAGTGTTCGGAGGTAGCAGGAGAACGTGCTCTCAGCGGCTTATATAGAGTCTGCATAAATCTGAATCATTACCCCCTAGCTGCCAATATCACTTTACCTCAACCACATGTTTGTATACCAATACTCAACTGAACTATGATGTCCCGTTTGTCGTAATACTATAGTACCACATCTCCCTACCCTCTGAGTCAACAGAAGCAAGCACCCCTAGCATATCACCATTACTCGCTAGGGCAACTGAGCGAATCCCACGGTCTATACCACAAACACTACACGTCTTATCAGTCATGGGGTTCTTTGTATCGCAGATATTTCCATTGATGAGTTTGCAGCAACGCCAGTGGGTGTGATCACCGCGGACGACGGGTGTTAGTGTATTGAAAGGCATGTGAGATACGTTGTGAGTGAGTTTGCACTTTGGTACTGTGATGTTAGGGAGAAGATATTAAACGGAAGTTTTAGAGTCTATTGAGTATAATTTATAGTATCAGTATACACCGAATCAGAGGTTCATTCCAGGATATCTCCTTTTTTGGACCGACGCTCATTAACTACAGCCGTTTTTGATGAAAGTATAGTGCCAAATCGCTTTACCATCCGGATCGAAAGATTCCAGAGTGCCAAGCTGGTAGCCATCATGCGTCTCAGCATACGAGCCCTCCTCCCGGCTACTGCCACATTCAGTACAATGTTCTTGAGTCATCTGAAGTCGAGTATTGCACTCATTTCCGTCCGTCTCGTGCATGCAGCGCCAGTGAGTGTGGTCGTTGCGGACTTTGGATGTGGTTACTTCTGAGATATCAGGCATGAATGTGTCGTTTGCGATGTTTAtagatcaagaagctgagtTGAGTTGTGGGTAGTAAGATGTTTCTGTGTGAGCTGTTTGAGTGAGAGTCACACGGTGAAGGGGAGTTATTATAGCTGACATTGGCCACGGATCATGAGTAGTATTCATTGTCAGACAAGCATTCTTTCACTGGCCTTGCAGACGCCGGGCCCATTGTGCTCATGAATCAGTGGACTATCGACAATTCATCACTATTCACCTTACTGCCTGTATTCACTACCTAAGTCTAACCTTTCAGCTTACGAATCCTCACATCCCTTTGCGGCATGCAAGCTCAGTGAGCTCATTCTTTGCTCTCCTGCAGTTCCGGATAATATTCCCACCACTCGTTGATTCCCTTCGTGATACGAGCAAGCATACCAAGATACATCTCATCCTCAGTCAGCGCGGCTGCGCCGACTCTGCGAATGCACCAGCATTTCTTACAGACTTGCTCCGTCATCTTCATGACCTCTCCGCACTCAAGGGGCTCGCCTTGGTCGTTATGTCCAACTTTCTGGGTGCACTCCCATTTGGTGTGGTCTTTGCGAACGATAAGTGTTAGGCGGCCAGGCTTGAGCCCAGGACGCAGGCGGCCAGATATGAGTGCATTAAGGAGGAGGCGGGTAGACATGATTGCAGTATTTCGGAGTAGTGGTTATAAAGAAAGGAAGCATAATTTTTGAACATCTAAGCGACATGAAGAAcaggagaagaggaaagTATTTTAGAGTCTATTTATAATCTCTTTCTATGCTGAATCACTGAACGCCGATATGTGGTGTTCACCCTATCAAGCTCGGACAGGCTCAATTATGCACGCCGTTCACTTTGAGATTATAGTGCCATTTCTCTGttccatcagcctcaaagtcaacaagGCTACCCAAAACATCATCGTTCTGAGCGAGAGCAACTGCATTCTTCCCGCGACGCTGTCCGCAATGTGTGCAAGTGTCGACGTTCATGCTCATGGTGGCAACGCATCTGGCATGGCCTGGTTCATTAACCATCTTGTGGCATTGCCACTTTGTGTGATCACCCCGAACTTGGGTTGTTGTCTTTTGAACGTTCTCTGACATTGTGGGGATGTAAGTGGTGCTGTTGAGGTGTGGATGTGGGTGAGTTGTTAGTGTAAGTGAGTGCAGGGTTGGGATGTTGGTTCGCTGCGTAATTGATGAGTGAGTGGAGGTAAGGGTGAAAACATGCTCAGATATATACATGAGTTCATGCAGGTGATCGTGTGAATGAAAAGTGATTCGCAGATAAGAGTTACACATGTACCGATATAAATCCCATTCAGAGCATTCAGTATCAGTGATTACTTATGCTTGCTGCTCAAATGACCCCAGAGCCTAGCAATCACTGAGAAATGACAACTTAACAGACACACAATCAGTGGAGTCGCCGAGTCGTTCATCAATAAATTAGATTCTGTGAGTCTTTGAGCACATTCCTTGCAGCGCTGTCATTATGGTGCCGAGTTACATTTTCCTGGAACAAATCTCGATCCTTTTATGCATGTAACTTTGATAATATCACTGTGATCCTATAAATAATGGAGATATATCACATTCATGAAGCCCGAATGCTCGTGTTTGTGATGTAACTCTTCTTTGAACAATACTTCAAGAGACTCTCAATCCGCCTCATGATAGGTGAGAGGAACTCACTTACTTGGAGCAATCTCTCACCTAAATAGACAATACCCCCAAATACTTTTACTTACCATAATTGATTTCATGAACTATGTTGGAATGATCTTAGCACAGGGAGTTGGAAGTCGCGCACCGGTGGCAGTACGCTCAAGCATGTTTCCCCAGCTTGTTGGCCAGATCTAGTTCTGTTCCTTATACAGGATATTGCTTTCGAAGAGGAGAGCTTATTTTTTATGCTGAAAAGAGTATTTACGGTTACACTGAGTCTTCGTGTCTATTTCTTTCTGGCGTATGGGAGGTTAAGTGACTGCTGCTGCGTGGTACGAAGGATCGGGCTGCGCAACGCTTACAACGTATATATGTTTGCGCACAGACGGCACAGAAGATCAGACTACTAGCAATGCCCGCGATAGGCCCATAAAGCGAAAGAAATAGTATTCACGGCTTTATACATGACATTTGGAGTGTCGCTGAAGTCCAATATCCATCCAGCGAGGCCTGTGATTTGAGTGAGGAGTCTTCACTTGGTAGGTGGTCGGTTTCAAGGTCAGGAACAACTGCCAACAATATGGATCTTAGGTAAATTGGCAATTACATGAATATTGATGTAAATTCTTGCCGTGATTGTTCGGGAGTGTGTGTACACGAATGTGTTGGGGATTTTGGACACACTATCATTTACAGACAAGACGATTTAGGAGAAACAGCCATACGCTGAATCTTGGAAGAAACTGTAGTCATTCGGGCAATTCCCATCTATCAAGCCGTATCTCACTCGGCCGCAGTGGCTTGAGTACCTTGTCCTGACGATTCGCCCTCCTCCATATTCAACGGACGCTTTTCGGACTTCTTGGGTTCCCATATCCACAGTTCTCCCTCATCTGATATCAAGCCAAGTATTCCAATGTATTCTCCAGCTTCATTCAAGGCCTTTGAAGCAAGCTGAATTTCTCTCCCACATTCGACACATGTCTTATCGGCCTTTTTGTTGACGCCGTTTGGCCTTCTCGTATGTTCGCAATCTAAACACCGCCAGTGAGTATGTTCGTCTGTGCGGTCAACTGCAGGAGACATTTTGAATTTATAGAAGTCAAAATGATCTGAATGCGTCTTTTTTATGCTGTCTTTTTGGGTTGGTGTGTTGTTTGTGTGTCGATGGTTTTGGGGGAGGGACAAGGAATGTCACTTATACCAGCAGGCAGCGGGAACTGAATAATGAATGAATCACAACTAGGGCGATCGATTCACCTATTCAGAATTTGCAGCCCGGTATTTGACAGTGATGAAGCGCCAGAGAGCTGCATCTCTTCAGCATTGTTCACGGATACGACCTTTATTCAGAGATAAAGCAACTAACTCATCACAGCCTTCATGTCCCAGTAAACCAGCAACAGGAAGATTTCCTCAATAAGTGGAAGGGTAATTATCACCCCCATTCACAACACAAGAGCCATAGTCTGTTAAACTGCTGAGTCAAAGACAGCGTTGGAGTGTCACAAGATCAACGACGTTCAGAGAGGAGCAAAGCCTTTACATAGAATATGCCGCCTTTGACTCTTTTTTATGTTCTTTAGACGTTTAGTCACAAGTGAAGCATTGAAACGAGTAAATCTCAAACTGTTTTACTGTTTTTTGTCTCGAAGAATAATGTCTAGGATAGACTTTGATGAGCAAACAAAAGCATGCGTGGTAATGAACCATGATCCATCCCAATTACCGAAAGCCCGTCTTCAAACCCGCCGATTCCCGACCCCAAAGTGGACAGACACGGTAGAGTCAAACTCATAGCCTTCTCTGATTCCCGTTTGTGGTCGCTCCGTTAGTTCCAGCTCCggtgttttctttctccaaTAGTCCTCATTCTGTTTGTGGCCGCTTCATTTGTAGTTCCTCCATTCGTAGTCACTCCGTTGGTCGTCGCACAGCTCATAACTGGACCGTTGTTGAGAGCCTAGTCCTCAAAAATCCCCATACTCCCAAGTCATCTCACCAGTTTGGGAGTCGACGCTGTGGAGCTCTCCGAtaatctttttattttcaTCCACTGCCATTATCCTCATCGTACCATCAATTTTGTAGCCACACAGCCTACATTTCTTCTCATTGACATCGTTGGCGGTATTGCAATTCTCACCACCCCCGATAGGCTTTTGGCAGTCCCAGTACTTGTGGTTGGGATCTAGAGTTGTTGTTAGACGCATTGTGTAAGTTTGAAAGTGAATAATAAAGAGGACTGTATGagggtgatgatgttggtgagtTGTGTGGGCAAAGCGTAtttgtgtgtgtgtgttGCTTGAGCAGATGAGTTGAACTTGACCGTCCAAAGAGcataacttatattaattaataccAAGGAATGATCGATAGGTTTATCACTGCCATGGTGATCGTATCACTATCAGCGACTACTTGGCAGTTAAACTGAGGTCAGAGTAGAGCATCTATTCAGCCCTGACATGTGGCTCTCCTTCAGAGTCAGGAGAATTGACTATCACAGCTTTCTGGCCAAGTGATTAATCATCATTATCCTATACTCGATCTTTGAGTGAAACGGGGACAGATAACATTGTTCACAGAAGCTTGGGAGCACAGTTCTTCCATCTGCCTTCCATCGTTCTCGATCTACAAAGCAATCATTCATCAAACAAACATTCTTTTAACTGACATCATTACCAGCAAACATCTCCTGCAATCGATGCATGCAACAGTGGAGTATACTGATCcccttgatctcatcgtcCGCACAAGCATGGTCGTCGACAAGGTTCATATCCACCAGAACTGCTTGAAGCATCAAGGCTGCGGAACCTCAACAACCACTAATAATGTCTCAAATACAATAAAAGTCCATCATCCAATTACTCTATGCTCAAGGATCATCGCGCattctttttatctctcCTATCACAAAAAGCGCTTCCTGCAATGCCACCCTGGCCCCGACCGGCCTGAGAACAAGGTGAGCTCCCCAACTCACCACATTCCGCACCTAGACTAACTTGGTTGATCA of Fusarium oxysporum Fo47 chromosome I, complete sequence contains these proteins:
- a CDS encoding aldehyde dehydrogenase family-domain-containing protein — translated: MTSLTSTLKDPSLLVESRPFINGEWPLFTSSQTFPVCNPATNTIIGPAPECTVDDVNSAISAASEAFPLWRAQSGRQRAKIIRKIAELLAEHKTDIAKIITAENGKAKADAEGEVMFSAGFFEWFAEEAPRLYGDVVPHSQPNSRIQVIKQPVGVCGLITPWNFPLAMAARKVAAALAAGCTIVLKTDGVTPFSGNVLGVLAERAGLPKGVLNIVTALDNTPKLGLALCESDIVKKISFTGSTRVGKILMKQSADTLKKLSLELGGNAPFIVFDEADVETAVSSAIIAKFKVTGQTCVCANRIYVQEGIYDQFSKRLVEEVGKFKVGNGADPSVTHGPMTTSVDKVEEHVQDALKNKATLLFGGQRLPDLGKNFFQPTVLGDVDDTMAVTYEETFGPLAALTKFKTEDEVVARANKSDVGLASYIMTNNLARSHRVQERLEFGMVAINTGVISDWAAPFGGVKHSGMGREGSRYVATTDNISTHISTESHHLLSQASFSQPSYLHKRNTSITSTSAMATDKTMSSLPKPSSPIAIPTGRNRARTVDHLLRHHPPSHSSILLRSPGPQSHADAVPPDPRKTINPKDPFRYVDSLKLRVIRNKRGETLGLKVVDINSVKPERANVCAHLPIGKENAGLVFDVESAEAMKELYSKASLTMASDRIMGILFAPPRPDAGGIARDADWSFLDDDVGGGDAKDENEDRDRDHCLIQTSLCVGAEITNTDCFAHHDHHLVGVILVASSSSSPFRHMIVVCLVWYSLLLPPSSISSPSSSRSYFLSASSYSTPSIGDIPRTSPSHDPVVVLPGRTVNFTSLMSLNGQALYSPRPGTLPVIWSLALSRSFHSTSPYLPHHLLSATQSMNSATLFFFVIIILFIISIFFINCTITIIIRTRSRHTKSKPSSPPIMSQLIKPDTPSPNVPPPPPPNPDTPTSSTFTGATFGIRPDHVAWKCHRGFFCNIINPLTDARCATCKQERAFPADALNASHKQIGWLQSMDLHGNEKWVYFDRETLDQLRQGTLPKNFLNSSPPVSWKSGGIDGINPENSRPVSEGSGDVVGIHHGNSPPMSSGTGEVGGNSREGKRMSTGVGFEVSRMERWVANVVKKQVDDEDLEEPDKQSEDGGDAKGGAAGDGSGSKRKSQ